One stretch of Rhinolophus ferrumequinum isolate MPI-CBG mRhiFer1 chromosome 3, mRhiFer1_v1.p, whole genome shotgun sequence DNA includes these proteins:
- the CLIC1 gene encoding chloride intracellular channel protein 1 yields MAEEQPQVELFVKAGSDGAKIGNCPFSQRLFMVLWLKGVTFNVTTVDTKRRTETVQKLCPGGQLPFLLYGTEVHTDTNKIEEFLEAVLSPPRYPKLAALNPESNTAGLDIFAKFSAYIKNSNPALNDNLEKGLLKALKVLDNYLTSPLPEEVDETSAEDEGISQRKFLDGNELTLADCNLLPKLHIVQVVCKKYRGFSIPEVFRGVHRYLRNAYAREEFSSTCPDDEEIELAYEQVAKALK; encoded by the exons ATGGCTGAAGAACAACCGCAGGTCGAATTGTTCGTGAAG GCTGGCAGTGATGGGGCCAAGATTGGGAACTGCCCCTTCTCCCAGAGACTGTTCATGGTGCTCTGGCTCAAGGGAGTCACTTTCAACGTCACCACCGTTGACACTAAGAG GCGAACTGAGACAGTACAGAAGCTGTGCCCAGGAGGACAGCTTCCATTCCTGCTGTATGGCACCGAAGTACACACAGACACCAACAAGATTGAGGAATTTCTGGAGGCAGTGTTGTCACCCCCCAG GTACCCCAAGCTGGCAGCTCTGAATCCCGAATCCAACACAGCTGGGCTGGACATATTTGCCAAATTTTCTGCCTACATCAAGAATTCAAACCCAGCACTCAATGATA ATCTGGAGAAGGGGCTCCTCAAAGCCCTGAAAGTTTTAGACAATTACTTGACATCCCCCCTCCCTGAAGAAGTGGATGAGACCAGTGCTGAGGATGAGGGCATCTCTCAGAGGAAGTTTCTGGATGGCAATGAGCTCACACTGGCTGACTGCAACCTGTTGCCAAAGCTCCACATAGTACAG gtggTATGTAAGAAGTACCGGGGATTCTCCATCCCAGAGGTGTTCCGGGGAGTACATCGGTATTTGCGCAATGCCTATGCTCGGGAAGAGTTCTCCTCCACTTGTCCAGATGATGAGGAGATCGAGCTGGCCTATGAGCAAGTGGCCAAGGCCCTCAAATAA
- the DDAH2 gene encoding N(G),N(G)-dimethylarginine dimethylaminohydrolase 2, translated as MGTPGEGLGRCSHALIRGVPESLASGEGAGAGIPALDLAKAQREHGVLGGKLRQRLGLQLLELPPEESLPLGPLLGDTAVIQGDTALITRPWSPARRPEVDGVRKALQDLGLRIVEMGDENATLDGTDVLFTGREFFVGLSKWTNHRGAEIVADTFRDFAVSTVPVSSSSHLRGFCGMGGPRTVVAGSSEAAQKAVRAMAVLTDHPYASLTLPDDAAADCLFLRPGLPGVPPFLLHRGGGDLPNSQEALQKLSDVTLVPVSCSELEKAGAGLSSLCLVLSTRPHS; from the exons ATGGGGACACCAGGGGAAGGGCTGGGCCGCTGCTCCCATGCCCTGATCCGGGGGGTCCCGGAGAGCCTGGCGTCGGGGGAGGGTGCGGGGGCTGGCATCCCGGCTCTGGACCTGGCCAAAGCTCAGAGGGAGCATGGGGTGCTGGGGGGTAAACTGAGGCAGCGGTTGGGGCTGCAGCTGCTAGAATTGCCTCCTGAAGAGTCGCTGCCGCTGGGACCGCTGCTCGGTGACACCGCCGTGATCCAAGGGGACACGGCCCTAATCACGCGACCTTGGAGCCCTGCCCGCAGGCCAGAG GTGGATGGAGTCCGCAAAGCCCTCCAGGACCTGGGGCTCCGAATAGTGGAGATGGGGGATGAGAACGCGACGCTGGATGGTACCGATGTTCTTTTTACCG GCCGGGAGTTTTTCGTAGGCCTCTCCAAGTGGACTAATCACCGAGGAGCAGAGATCGTGGCAGACACGTTCCGG GACTTCGCTGTCTCCACAGTGCCGGTATCGAGCTCCTCCCACCTGCGCGGCTTCTGTGGCATGGGGGGACCCCGCACTGTGGTGGCCGGTAGCAGCGAAGCTGCCCAAAAGGCTGTCAGG GCAATGGCGGTGTTGACAGACCACCCCTATGCCTCCCTGACCCTCCCAGACGATGCAGCTGCTGACTGTCTCTTTCTGCGTCCTGGGTTGCCTGGTGTGCCCCCTTTCCTCCTGCACCGCGGAGGTGGGGACCTGCCCAACAGCCAGGAG GCACTACAGAAGCTCTCCGATGTCACCCTGGTACCTGTGTCCTGCTCAGAACTGGAGAAGGCAGGCGCAGGGCTCAGCTCCCTCTGCCTGGTCCTCAGCACACGGCCCCACAGCTGA